One genomic region from Sphingobacteriales bacterium encodes:
- the prmA gene encoding 50S ribosomal protein L11 methyltransferase, whose protein sequence is MIHVYTISYPVNFDREDFAGLFFEVDSEGFEEKDDCIELYLNDIQQTDGEKFIKEIAETYQLTVQKNALENKNWNEQWERSFHPLLIDGFVYVHATFHPVNQQVPYDIVIEPKMSFGTGHHPTTLQMMRRMRLIDFKHTSVLDCGSGTGILAILAEKLGADNCTALDNDEWCYKNCLENIELNQSKSITALIGDLDTLGQRTFNRILANIHRNFLLENMGKLASLLVNNGHLFISGFYTQDAKCILDKALECNLIANYHSNLENWECLVFQKKEN, encoded by the coding sequence ATGATTCACGTATATACCATATCGTATCCGGTAAATTTTGATAGAGAAGATTTCGCCGGATTATTTTTTGAAGTTGATTCGGAAGGCTTTGAGGAAAAAGATGATTGCATCGAACTTTATCTGAATGACATACAGCAAACGGATGGCGAAAAATTTATTAAGGAGATAGCCGAAACCTATCAGCTTACAGTCCAAAAAAATGCACTGGAAAACAAAAACTGGAATGAACAATGGGAACGCAGTTTTCATCCGTTGTTAATAGATGGGTTTGTTTACGTACATGCCACCTTCCACCCTGTCAATCAGCAGGTGCCTTATGATATTGTGATTGAACCTAAGATGTCATTTGGTACCGGGCATCATCCGACTACGCTGCAGATGATGCGGCGCATGCGGCTGATAGATTTTAAACATACATCAGTATTAGACTGCGGTTCAGGTACAGGCATATTGGCCATACTGGCTGAAAAGCTTGGCGCAGACAACTGCACCGCGCTGGATAATGACGAATGGTGTTATAAAAACTGTCTGGAAAATATAGAATTGAATCAATCCAAAAGCATAACGGCTCTTATAGGTGATTTGGATACGTTAGGACAACGAACATTTAACCGCATCCTTGCGAACATCCATCGGAATTTCTTACTGGAAAATATGGGCAAATTAGCATCGTTGTTGGTTAATAACGGTCATTTATTCATTTCAGGGTTTTACACCCAGGACGCAAAATGTATTTTGGACAAAGCATTGGAATGTAATTTGATAGCTAACTATCATAGTAACCTGGAAAACTGGGAGTGTTTGGTATTTCAGAAAAAAGAAAATTAA
- a CDS encoding triose-phosphate isomerase produces the protein MRRKIIAGNWKMNAVKSEAVVLINGLLDNYDSYKLSAAKEVVIATPFPYIHYCSSMFVKYPHLYAAAQNCSEYAQGAYTGEVSAKIIASLDVRYVIIGHSERRQYFNETDEQLLLKIQQAHKENLNPIFCCGEPLEVREQDGYFAYIKTQLDNCIFQLPENDIRSMVIAYEPVWAIGTGKTATPEQAQEVHAFIRKEISKKYNKETAEQLTILYGGSVNAKNAEELFASPDIDGGLVGGASLKVQEFSDIIKAMH, from the coding sequence ATGCGCAGAAAGATTATAGCAGGAAACTGGAAAATGAATGCCGTTAAAAGTGAGGCGGTGGTGCTGATTAACGGGTTACTGGATAATTATGATTCTTATAAATTGTCTGCAGCGAAAGAAGTCGTCATTGCAACACCGTTCCCCTACATTCATTACTGTTCCTCCATGTTTGTAAAATATCCGCATCTCTATGCCGCCGCTCAGAATTGCAGCGAGTATGCACAGGGGGCATACACGGGAGAAGTATCCGCTAAAATCATTGCTTCACTGGATGTTCGATATGTTATCATAGGACATTCAGAAAGAAGACAATATTTCAATGAAACGGATGAGCAGCTGCTGCTCAAAATACAACAGGCTCACAAAGAAAATCTGAACCCGATTTTTTGCTGTGGCGAACCGCTCGAAGTCAGAGAACAGGATGGTTATTTCGCATACATCAAAACACAACTGGATAACTGCATTTTCCAGCTTCCTGAAAATGACATCAGGAGTATGGTAATCGCCTATGAACCGGTTTGGGCTATTGGTACAGGGAAAACAGCCACACCTGAGCAGGCGCAAGAGGTCCATGCATTTATCCGTAAAGAGATTTCAAAGAAATATAATAAGGAAACTGCGGAACAGCTAACCATCCTCTACGGTGGCAGCGTGAATGCGAAGAATGCGGAAGAACTGTTTGCCAGCCCTGATATCGACGGCGGACTGGTCGGAGGTGCTTCCCTGAAAGTACAGGAGTTTTCGGATATTATAAAAGCAATGCACTGA